One genomic window of bacterium includes the following:
- a CDS encoding acyl-CoA dehydratase activase encodes MLIGIDVGSVALKAVLMDSNRRVIEHHYGRIQGRPLQMVRDVLEDMLERHNQDKIRAICATGAGGRLAAELLNGIFVNEVIAQYLCAVHFDKRVRTVIDIGGEDSKLLLISEDKTTGRPMVSDFQMNSVCAAGTGSFLDQQATRLGVSIEGEFAELALKSKTPPRIAGRCSVFAKTDMIHLQQEGTPVHDIVAGLCYALARSFKSSVVKGTKIEPLVSFQSGVASNRAMVKALKDVLGLSDEEMLVHEQHHIAGAIGACLHYLTSRDVPDRYFEGLSKLEGFLEKPSGDEKHLPILALDKVVFPHEEGRGHVQAPGSNGALRVYLGIDVGSISTNVVAIDEHLNLLAKSYLMTAGRPIDAVATGLSEVGAKLPHNVEVAGVGTTGSGRYMTGEVTGADTVRNEITAQATAAALIDPKVDTIFEIGGQDSKFISLENGVVVDFEMNKVCAAGTGSFLEEQAEKLNINIKEHFASEAMSSKAPIRLGERCTVFMESSVTHHQQCGAKRRDILAGLAYSIVYNYLNRVVGNKKIGSNIFFQGGVAFNRSVCAAFSMVTGKKITVPPNHEVTGAIGAAMLAKDAMKGRGKSKFKGFNLKDRKWELETFECHDCPNACEIRKVTLEGEPSIYYGSRCGKYDVRKKTASEAHALPDLFAEREKLLMRWHQKPDASSTGLTVGIPRALLFFELYPMWSAFFGALGVKVLLSSKTTNHIIHDGVEAVKADMCFPVKVMHGHVLDLLEKGVDKVFVPSVINMPIETPGFVNYYNCPVVQSIPYTVGAGIAALKQRVLSPIFYLQRGAKETIRALARFAHEDLGFRRARARKAAEAALAAQDEFSKLSLELADRTTQLIKEHGRAVVIVGRPYNINDSFVNLDLPRKLRDLDVLPVPIDLVHPDTATTLKEHGNMYWRYGQRILGVAVTIARDPRLYALYVTNFGCGPDSFITKFFAEIMGEKPFLLIEIDEHSADVGAITRCEAFLDSIEGKRHSSKVEPRLVEKRSSESTRGINHRTLYVPSMCDHAYPFCAALKRFGVDAQVIPEADEESLEFGRQYTNGRECFPCIVTTGDMVKLCKSKDFEPAKALFLMPTTSGPCRFGVYNQAQRIVLEAIGCIDARILAPDQDRADNFRQKFWDVPLMFYVHAYRGMVAVDYLDKLARRIRPYEKAPGHTDDVYQHCLKEVTRATREGDVLKLLPKCSRLFAKIERDNTLVKPKIGVVGEIYVRSHRFSNQNLVKRLEALGAEVWFPPFNEWLYYLTYINGLNAASERNWKKFVKLRALHLLQRRGERTVRRGISDSMGLYEDEPVQHTVHAAAPYLDSTFQGESILSIGKMIEFIEKGATGVINVTPFGCLPGTIVAAIMKRMHDDFQAIPALTINYDGLEDPSEQTRLEAFVHQAKQREGRLHSRGAKP; translated from the coding sequence TTGCTTATAGGCATTGATGTTGGTTCTGTGGCTCTCAAGGCCGTGCTGATGGACAGCAACCGCCGGGTGATCGAGCATCACTACGGGCGGATCCAGGGCAGGCCGCTCCAGATGGTCAGGGACGTGCTGGAGGACATGCTTGAGCGACACAATCAAGATAAGATCAGGGCTATCTGTGCGACGGGCGCAGGCGGTAGGCTCGCCGCCGAACTCCTAAACGGCATCTTCGTCAACGAGGTGATAGCACAGTATCTCTGCGCTGTGCACTTTGACAAGAGAGTTAGGACCGTCATTGACATCGGCGGCGAGGATTCAAAACTGCTGCTGATCTCCGAGGACAAGACTACGGGCAGACCTATGGTCTCGGACTTCCAGATGAATAGCGTCTGCGCCGCGGGGACAGGCTCCTTTCTTGACCAGCAGGCCACGCGCCTCGGCGTTTCGATCGAGGGCGAGTTCGCGGAGCTGGCGCTAAAGTCGAAGACTCCGCCTCGGATAGCTGGCAGGTGCAGCGTTTTCGCGAAGACCGATATGATTCACTTGCAGCAGGAGGGAACTCCAGTTCACGATATCGTCGCCGGGCTATGCTACGCGTTGGCGAGGAGCTTCAAAAGCAGCGTCGTCAAAGGCACCAAAATAGAGCCGCTAGTCTCGTTCCAGTCAGGCGTTGCGTCGAACCGGGCTATGGTCAAGGCGCTCAAGGACGTTTTGGGATTGAGCGACGAGGAGATGCTGGTGCACGAGCAGCACCACATCGCAGGGGCGATCGGTGCTTGCCTGCACTATCTCACCTCGAGGGACGTTCCAGACCGGTATTTCGAGGGTTTGTCCAAGCTGGAGGGGTTTCTGGAAAAACCTTCTGGGGACGAAAAGCACCTGCCGATACTCGCGCTGGACAAAGTCGTGTTCCCACACGAAGAGGGTAGGGGACATGTCCAGGCCCCCGGCTCAAACGGCGCGCTGAGGGTCTATCTCGGGATAGATGTTGGCTCCATCAGCACAAACGTGGTAGCTATCGACGAGCACCTCAATCTTCTGGCAAAGAGCTATCTTATGACAGCAGGTCGGCCAATTGACGCCGTTGCCACGGGCCTCTCCGAGGTTGGAGCAAAACTGCCGCACAACGTGGAGGTTGCCGGCGTTGGGACGACGGGATCGGGCCGATATATGACAGGAGAGGTGACCGGCGCAGACACCGTTAGGAACGAGATCACGGCGCAGGCCACGGCGGCTGCGCTGATAGACCCGAAGGTGGACACGATCTTCGAGATCGGCGGCCAGGATTCCAAGTTCATCAGTCTCGAGAACGGCGTGGTGGTTGATTTTGAGATGAACAAGGTCTGTGCGGCTGGGACAGGCTCGTTTCTGGAGGAGCAGGCCGAAAAGCTCAACATCAACATCAAAGAGCACTTCGCCAGCGAGGCGATGAGCTCAAAGGCTCCGATCAGGCTCGGAGAGCGATGCACGGTCTTTATGGAATCAAGCGTTACGCACCATCAGCAGTGCGGCGCCAAGCGGAGGGACATACTGGCCGGGCTCGCGTATTCAATTGTCTATAACTACCTCAACCGCGTTGTGGGGAACAAAAAAATCGGCAGCAACATCTTCTTCCAGGGCGGCGTGGCGTTCAACCGCTCGGTTTGTGCCGCCTTCAGCATGGTTACAGGCAAGAAGATCACCGTTCCGCCAAATCACGAGGTTACGGGGGCAATTGGAGCGGCAATGCTGGCGAAAGATGCTATGAAAGGCCGCGGAAAGAGCAAGTTCAAGGGCTTCAACCTCAAGGACCGCAAGTGGGAGTTGGAGACATTCGAGTGCCACGATTGCCCGAACGCCTGCGAGATCCGCAAGGTTACGCTGGAAGGCGAGCCATCGATCTATTATGGCTCCCGGTGTGGGAAATACGATGTCCGTAAAAAGACAGCAAGCGAGGCGCACGCTTTGCCGGACCTCTTCGCGGAGCGTGAGAAGCTCCTGATGCGGTGGCATCAGAAGCCAGATGCCTCAAGTACCGGTCTTACAGTTGGGATACCTCGGGCGCTGTTGTTCTTCGAGCTGTATCCGATGTGGTCTGCGTTCTTCGGGGCATTGGGCGTCAAGGTCCTCCTGTCCTCAAAGACCACCAATCACATAATTCATGATGGGGTCGAGGCGGTGAAGGCGGACATGTGTTTCCCGGTCAAGGTCATGCACGGGCATGTGCTTGACCTTTTGGAGAAGGGCGTTGACAAGGTGTTTGTGCCCAGCGTCATCAACATGCCCATAGAGACGCCGGGGTTCGTCAACTACTACAATTGCCCCGTTGTTCAGTCGATTCCCTATACGGTCGGGGCCGGGATCGCAGCGCTTAAGCAACGCGTCCTGAGTCCGATTTTCTACTTGCAGCGAGGCGCCAAGGAGACGATCAGGGCGCTTGCTCGATTCGCGCACGAGGACCTTGGTTTTAGGCGAGCGCGGGCCAGAAAAGCGGCCGAGGCGGCCCTTGCCGCTCAGGATGAGTTCAGCAAGCTCAGCCTCGAGCTTGCGGACAGGACGACACAGCTGATAAAAGAGCACGGAAGAGCTGTCGTGATCGTCGGACGTCCCTACAACATCAATGATTCATTCGTCAATCTCGACCTGCCGAGAAAACTCAGAGACCTCGACGTTCTTCCTGTGCCAATCGACCTGGTCCATCCTGACACTGCAACGACGCTCAAAGAACACGGGAACATGTACTGGCGCTACGGTCAGAGGATTCTGGGCGTGGCAGTTACGATCGCCAGAGACCCGCGCCTTTACGCCCTTTACGTCACCAATTTCGGTTGCGGCCCGGATTCGTTCATCACCAAGTTCTTCGCGGAGATAATGGGCGAGAAGCCCTTCCTGTTGATCGAGATCGACGAGCATAGTGCTGACGTGGGTGCGATCACGAGGTGCGAGGCCTTCCTGGACAGCATCGAGGGGAAGAGACACAGTTCCAAGGTGGAGCCCCGGCTGGTTGAGAAGCGGTCCTCCGAGAGCACGCGTGGGATCAATCACCGGACGCTTTACGTTCCGAGCATGTGCGACCACGCATACCCGTTCTGCGCGGCGCTCAAACGGTTTGGCGTGGATGCTCAGGTGATCCCTGAGGCGGACGAGGAGAGCCTCGAGTTTGGGCGTCAGTACACTAACGGGCGGGAGTGCTTCCCATGCATTGTAACGACTGGCGACATGGTGAAGCTGTGCAAGAGTAAGGACTTCGAGCCCGCGAAGGCGCTCTTCTTAATGCCGACGACCTCAGGCCCGTGCAGGTTTGGGGTGTACAACCAGGCCCAGCGGATAGTTCTGGAGGCGATCGGTTGCATTGATGCTCGGATACTTGCGCCCGATCAGGACAGAGCCGACAACTTCCGCCAGAAGTTCTGGGATGTTCCGCTGATGTTTTACGTGCACGCCTATCGGGGCATGGTCGCGGTCGATTACCTCGACAAGCTCGCGCGGCGGATACGGCCGTATGAGAAGGCGCCTGGGCACACGGATGACGTTTATCAGCACTGTCTGAAAGAGGTAACTCGCGCGACGCGGGAGGGCGACGTCCTTAAATTGCTCCCGAAATGCTCCAGGCTCTTCGCTAAGATAGAGCGCGATAACACCCTGGTGAAGCCCAAGATCGGCGTAGTAGGCGAGATATACGTCAGGTCGCACAGGTTCAGCAACCAGAACCTCGTCAAGCGGCTCGAGGCCCTGGGCGCGGAGGTCTGGTTCCCACCGTTCAATGAATGGCTATACTATCTCACTTACATCAACGGTCTCAATGCAGCCTCGGAGCGCAACTGGAAGAAATTCGTCAAACTCCGCGCCCTGCATCTCTTGCAGCGCCGCGGCGAGCGAACTGTCCGTCGGGGCATCAGCGATTCAATGGGCCTTTATGAGGACGAGCCAGTCCAACACACAGTCCACGCTGCGGCGCCTTACTTGGATTCTACGTTCCAGGGCGAGAGCATTCTCTCGATAGGAAAGATGATCGAGTTCATCGAGAAAGGCGCAACAGGCGTCATAAACGTTACGCCGTTCGGGTGCCTTCCAGGAACGATCGTG
- a CDS encoding cation diffusion facilitator family transporter, whose translation MSHGLMSDHGQFGDVRRITWIGLIVNLALSTVKLAIGWFGKSQATFADGIHSLSDCSTDVAILVGVRYWAKPPDESHPYGHRRIETAIASLIGVVLAVAGLGLIGNAARMLMSSGHRLPAPSPVALFALIASVISKEILYRWTVSVGKRTASPAVIANAWHHRSDALSSIPAAGALAVIMVSPEWAFLDRVAAIVVSLFILHVAWKIIRPNLKQLVDTAASKDVCDRILETSLQVEGVRDVHAIRSRYIGPGLLVDLHVLVDADVTVREGHEIGSAVKWRLRSKDELGIVDVIVHVEPYECPGQQQGLAIEQ comes from the coding sequence TTGTCGCACGGTCTTATGTCCGACCACGGTCAATTCGGCGACGTCAGGCGGATCACTTGGATAGGGCTTATCGTCAACCTCGCCCTGAGCACCGTGAAGCTAGCAATTGGATGGTTCGGCAAAAGCCAGGCAACGTTCGCCGATGGGATTCACAGCCTCTCCGACTGTTCCACCGACGTGGCGATACTCGTGGGCGTGCGCTACTGGGCAAAGCCGCCCGACGAGTCCCATCCCTACGGGCATCGGAGAATCGAGACGGCCATAGCCAGCCTAATCGGCGTTGTGCTTGCCGTCGCCGGACTTGGACTTATCGGCAATGCCGCGAGGATGCTCATGAGCTCGGGCCATCGACTGCCAGCACCCAGCCCTGTCGCTCTTTTCGCACTTATTGCGTCAGTAATCTCAAAGGAGATTCTATACCGCTGGACGGTCTCAGTCGGCAAGAGAACGGCCTCGCCAGCAGTTATAGCAAACGCATGGCACCACCGGTCTGATGCCCTGAGCTCGATTCCCGCGGCAGGGGCGCTTGCGGTCATCATGGTCTCGCCTGAATGGGCCTTCCTCGACCGTGTCGCCGCCATTGTTGTCTCGCTCTTCATTCTCCACGTCGCTTGGAAGATCATACGGCCGAACTTAAAGCAGCTGGTGGACACAGCAGCATCAAAAGACGTGTGTGACAGAATACTGGAGACGTCCCTGCAAGTGGAGGGGGTCCGAGATGTCCATGCAATCCGCTCTCGGTATATCGGGCCGGGCCTTCTGGTTGACCTTCACGTGCTCGTTGACGCCGACGTCACGGTCAGAGAGGGACACGAAATAGGCTCGGCGGTCAAATGGCGCCTCAGATCAAAGGATGAGCTTGGCATTGTGGATGTCATCGTCCACGTCGAGCCTTATGAATGCCCCGGGCAGCAGCAGGGGCTTGCCATCGAGCAATAG
- a CDS encoding nitrophenyl compound nitroreductase subunit ArsF family protein yields MRIENMGVSRNRVAMIVLLGCLVGSLAYLTANGPSKPAFGTLRDASVKLQDNTQTWGHSERGISERAAMPSKPADKVIVYYFHSTRRGFSCRLMESLAEEVVKTEFGADLKQARLEFHSVNTDKSQNRHFISDYGLHTQSIVLSEFRGGREVRHKILVRIWALLHQKAGLQRHIQGEVRAYLKAR; encoded by the coding sequence ATGCGGATTGAGAACATGGGTGTAAGTCGCAATAGGGTCGCCATGATTGTCCTTCTTGGATGCCTTGTCGGAAGCTTGGCCTACCTGACGGCCAACGGCCCCAGCAAGCCAGCATTTGGCACGTTAAGGGATGCTAGCGTCAAGCTGCAGGACAACACACAGACTTGGGGGCACTCTGAACGGGGAATAAGTGAACGGGCAGCAATGCCTAGTAAACCTGCTGATAAGGTCATCGTCTATTACTTCCACTCAACGAGGCGCGGGTTCTCGTGTCGGCTGATGGAATCGCTTGCAGAGGAGGTTGTTAAAACAGAGTTTGGGGCCGACCTCAAGCAGGCCCGGCTCGAATTCCACTCGGTCAACACCGACAAGTCTCAAAACAGGCATTTCATCAGTGATTATGGACTTCACACACAATCCATCGTCTTGAGCGAGTTCAGGGGCGGGCGAGAGGTTCGCCACAAGATTCTGGTGAGAATCTGGGCACTGCTCCACCAGAAGGCGGGGCTCCAGAGGCATATTCAGGGCGAGGTTCGGGCTTATCTCAAGGCCCGATGA
- a CDS encoding thioredoxin family protein has protein sequence MKRLQILGAKCRESEKLAQNTKAAAQSAQIQFVMEEITDVTRIADFGVTMTPALAINGEVKSQGKILSVKEIEALIA, from the coding sequence ATGAAGAGGTTGCAGATTCTAGGTGCCAAGTGCCGGGAGTCTGAGAAGCTCGCGCAGAACACAAAAGCCGCGGCACAATCGGCTCAGATACAGTTCGTAATGGAGGAGATCACCGATGTAACACGCATCGCCGACTTCGGAGTAACGATGACGCCGGCGCTGGCTATCAATGGGGAGGTGAAGTCGCAGGGCAAGATACTTTCGGTCAAGGAGATAGAGGCACTTATTGCATGA